The proteins below come from a single Tissierella sp. MB52-C2 genomic window:
- a CDS encoding adenosylcobalamin-dependent ribonucleoside-diphosphate reductase, with translation MLQVEKRNGNIVIFEEDKIVNAIKKAMGETESSIDENLAKEIAHKAFLEFSELEIVNIEKIQDFVEIELMKSRPDVAKLYIIYREERTKLREQGWIMSDLQRDIYEKKYRYENENFDSFLTRVSGGNNAIKKAIKDKKFMPAGRILAGRGLDKLGRKITLSNCYVMPKVEDNIESIFDTAKYLARTYSYGGGVGLTISKLRPKGSKVNNAANTTTGAVSFMDLFSMVTGLIGMRGRRGALMLNMDCNHPDIEDFIDVKNDLSKVNYANISVNIDNEFMNAVKNDEEYNLYFKVEATGEEISRKVNARELFEKLSRNNWNMAEPGVLFQNRINSWHLMSEDKEFEFAGVNPCAEETLPAFGSCNLSSINLSEFVKNPFTKYAYFEYEKFGQMVRDGVIYLNEVLDENMELHPLEQQREMSRELRQIGLGIMGLADMFIKLGIKYGGKESIDLIHKIGHTMINEALRQSALMAKEYGTFPRYNREAILSSSFLLENATEEVLELIREYGLRNSQLLTIPPTGSISTLIGCSNGVEPIFQVSYTRKSESLHHEDTYYKVFTPIVKEYMDRNNISKEEDLPEFFITTSNLNYKDRIEVQAAWQQYIDASISSTVNVPNEFTVEEVGELYIYAWERGLKGITIYRDGCARSGILITNQEKKNRLDKIDELKNEINKLAEEQIKEDPDTCPMCGGVMMHSGGCSECQDCGYSPCSF, from the coding sequence ATGTTACAAGTAGAAAAACGAAATGGTAATATAGTTATATTTGAAGAAGATAAGATTGTTAATGCTATTAAAAAAGCCATGGGAGAAACTGAATCGAGTATTGATGAAAATTTAGCCAAAGAAATTGCCCACAAGGCTTTTTTAGAATTTAGTGAATTAGAAATAGTAAATATAGAAAAGATCCAAGACTTTGTAGAAATTGAACTTATGAAATCACGTCCAGATGTGGCAAAATTATATATAATATATAGAGAAGAAAGAACGAAATTAAGGGAACAAGGATGGATTATGTCTGATCTTCAAAGAGATATATATGAAAAGAAATATCGCTATGAAAATGAGAATTTCGATAGTTTTTTAACTAGAGTAAGTGGTGGAAACAACGCCATAAAAAAAGCTATAAAGGATAAGAAATTCATGCCAGCAGGACGTATTTTAGCTGGTAGAGGATTAGACAAACTTGGAAGGAAAATTACCTTATCAAATTGTTACGTAATGCCAAAGGTTGAAGATAATATTGAATCCATATTTGATACTGCAAAATACCTTGCAAGAACTTATTCCTATGGTGGGGGAGTAGGACTTACTATTTCTAAATTAAGACCAAAGGGTTCTAAAGTAAATAATGCTGCTAATACTACAACAGGGGCAGTTTCCTTCATGGATTTATTTTCCATGGTTACAGGATTAATTGGTATGAGAGGCAGACGTGGAGCATTGATGCTAAATATGGACTGTAATCATCCTGATATAGAGGATTTTATTGATGTTAAAAATGATTTATCTAAGGTGAATTATGCCAATATTTCTGTTAATATAGATAATGAATTTATGAATGCAGTAAAAAACGATGAAGAATATAATTTATACTTTAAAGTTGAGGCTACGGGAGAAGAGATAAGTAGAAAAGTCAATGCTAGAGAATTATTTGAAAAGTTATCTAGGAACAATTGGAATATGGCAGAACCTGGAGTATTATTTCAAAATAGGATTAATTCATGGCATTTAATGAGTGAAGATAAAGAGTTTGAATTTGCAGGAGTCAACCCTTGTGCTGAGGAGACATTACCCGCATTTGGAAGTTGTAACCTATCCTCTATTAACTTATCTGAATTTGTAAAGAATCCTTTTACAAAATATGCATATTTTGAATACGAAAAATTTGGTCAAATGGTAAGGGATGGAGTAATTTATTTAAACGAAGTATTAGATGAGAATATGGAGCTGCATCCATTGGAACAACAAAGAGAAATGTCTAGGGAGTTAAGACAAATTGGTCTTGGAATCATGGGCTTAGCAGATATGTTTATTAAGCTAGGAATTAAATATGGAGGGAAAGAATCTATTGATTTGATTCACAAAATAGGCCATACTATGATTAACGAAGCTTTAAGACAATCAGCTTTAATGGCTAAGGAATATGGAACATTTCCAAGATATAACAGAGAGGCAATCCTTAGTTCATCATTCCTTTTAGAAAATGCAACAGAGGAAGTCTTAGAATTGATCAGGGAATATGGACTAAGAAATAGCCAGTTATTAACTATACCACCTACAGGCAGTATATCTACATTAATAGGATGTAGTAATGGAGTAGAGCCAATATTTCAAGTGTCCTATACAAGAAAGTCTGAATCTTTACACCATGAAGACACTTATTATAAAGTTTTTACACCGATAGTTAAGGAATATATGGATAGGAACAATATATCTAAAGAAGAAGATTTACCAGAATTTTTTATAACTACTTCAAACTTAAATTATAAGGACAGAATAGAAGTTCAAGCAGCTTGGCAGCAATATATAGATGCCAGTATATCATCTACAGTTAATGTACCAAATGAATTTACAGTTGAAGAAGTGGGAGAACTATATATATATGCGTGGGAAAGAGGATTAAAAGGGATAACTATTTATCGTGATGGATGTGCAAGGTCAGGAATTCTTATTACAAATCAAGAGAAGAAAAATAGATTAGATAAAATAGATGAATTAAAAAATGAAATAAATAAATTAGCAGAAGAACAGATAAAAGAAGATCCAGATACTTGTCCTATGTGTGGTGGAGTTATGATGCATAGTGGTGGATGCTCAGAATGTCAAGATTGTGGCTATAGCCCTTGTTCATTTTAA
- a CDS encoding M20/M25/M40 family metallo-hydrolase, whose protein sequence is MNKDEVLSRFLDYVKISSPSYKEGNFAKKVKEDMEFLGFDVTVDDAGIKANSDTGNLIGYLKGNKEAAPIMFCAHLDTVTPCENIEPIIENGIVKSKGNTILSADDKAGIVGILEGIKYIKENNMPHGDIEVVFTICEEVGLYGSKYLDYSKIKSKTAFILDASGEIGGVNVQGPSQAQIFAKFHGKAAHAGLSPEKGISAIQIASRAIDKMNLLRIDEETTANVGIIKGGAATNIVADLVEIEFEARSLDEEKLNNQVKHMVDTMEEATKSFNGTVDTEVNYSYPTFKLDKEEPMLKTIEKAMNKLNISYRPCSTGGGSDTNIFNGKGIKTATLGIGMFNAHSVDEYIAIEDLVKTSQLVAAIIEESI, encoded by the coding sequence TTGAATAAGGATGAAGTTTTATCAAGATTTTTAGATTATGTAAAAATATCAAGTCCTAGTTATAAAGAAGGAAACTTTGCTAAAAAAGTTAAAGAGGATATGGAGTTTTTAGGTTTCGATGTAACAGTTGACGATGCAGGTATAAAGGCAAATTCAGATACTGGAAATCTTATTGGATATTTGAAGGGAAATAAAGAGGCAGCTCCTATTATGTTCTGTGCTCATCTAGATACTGTAACTCCATGTGAAAATATTGAACCTATTATTGAAAATGGTATTGTCAAATCTAAAGGAAATACCATTCTTTCTGCTGATGATAAGGCTGGTATAGTTGGTATTTTAGAGGGAATCAAATATATAAAAGAAAATAATATGCCTCACGGTGATATAGAAGTAGTATTCACCATATGTGAAGAAGTTGGGCTATATGGATCTAAATATTTGGACTACTCTAAGATAAAATCTAAAACAGCCTTTATATTAGATGCTAGTGGAGAAATCGGAGGAGTAAATGTTCAGGGACCTTCCCAAGCTCAAATCTTTGCAAAATTTCATGGAAAAGCAGCCCATGCTGGTCTTAGTCCAGAAAAAGGTATAAGTGCTATTCAAATTGCCTCAAGAGCCATAGATAAAATGAATTTACTTAGAATAGATGAAGAGACCACTGCAAATGTAGGAATTATAAAAGGTGGTGCTGCAACTAATATTGTTGCAGATTTAGTTGAAATAGAATTTGAAGCTCGTAGTTTAGATGAAGAAAAGCTAAACAATCAAGTTAAACATATGGTTGATACCATGGAGGAAGCCACTAAATCTTTCAATGGCACAGTAGATACTGAAGTAAACTATTCATATCCTACTTTTAAATTAGATAAAGAAGAACCTATGTTAAAGACAATAGAAAAAGCTATGAATAAGTTAAATATTTCATATAGACCTTGTTCTACAGGTGGTGGCTCTGATACTAATATATTCAATGGAAAAGGAATCAAAACAGCTACCCTTGGAATTGGTATGTTTAATGCTCATAGTGTAGATGAATATATAGCCATAGAAGATTTAGTTAAAACTAGTCAGTTGGTTGCTGCAATAATTGAAGAAAGCATATAA
- a CDS encoding phosphatidylglycerophosphatase A gives MGKYNMEELHEQTIAMLERRGVKLEDIGEIVLLLQKNYYPDLTLEFCVENIKAVLTKREIIHAILTGIALDELAEKKLLPEPLQDIVESDEGLYGIDEIIPLSIVNVYGTIGLTNYGYLDKEKIGIIKKIDGMKGVAVHTFLDDLIAAIAAATASKIAHSRKD, from the coding sequence ATGGGAAAGTATAATATGGAAGAATTACATGAACAAACCATAGCAATGCTTGAAAGAAGAGGCGTAAAATTAGAAGATATAGGAGAAATAGTATTACTGCTTCAGAAAAATTATTATCCTGATTTAACATTGGAGTTCTGTGTAGAGAATATTAAAGCTGTACTTACAAAGCGAGAGATAATCCATGCTATTTTAACAGGAATAGCTTTAGATGAATTGGCAGAAAAAAAACTATTACCAGAACCACTTCAAGATATAGTTGAATCTGATGAAGGATTATATGGAATTGATGAAATAATTCCTCTATCTATAGTAAATGTCTATGGAACCATAGGACTTACAAATTATGGATACTTAGATAAAGAAAAGATTGGAATCATAAAAAAAATAGATGGAATGAAGGGCGTTGCAGTTCATACATTTTTAGATGATTTAATTGCAGCCATAGCAGCTGCAACTGCTAGTAAGATTGCCCATTCAAGAAAAGATTAA
- a CDS encoding transporter substrate-binding domain-containing protein: protein MEKVRICADVKHPPYEFINDNGEIDGFNIDISKAIAKEMNIEIEVNLLDWTEAIKAMDNGHYDGIEGMSFSGDRQEKYIFGAEYITVFHSAFALENRQDIKDLINLYKYRVAVQKNDVGFEIITRASSNKNPISIFVVSSHEDALKLLLEGRVDLVVGNKLTILHYAEKQGFKNKLKLIGSPIHLTKYGIAFKKGNEAIANKFRMGMKKIKDNGKYEEIYDNWFNHKMGYFGKQIIENIDTGVIYIDKLGRITAVNKFAEGILALSLENILFKSFYETDIAKIFNTTVIHHILDGIEDTYYAKLEIDNACEKKYLEVNYTKLLDDKNVLVGVLINFIDITERKKIEETLIRKDKMESLGFLLLNIAHELRNPLTSVKNFIELIPEHIEDEEFRESLIYYVPKQVDYINKLFTSLLEYSKPNEANVSNVNIKELLENDIMKSLYKSSSRFKKIKFHIDIEERFTLNVDKNQIKQVLINLILNAIDGIKDIGNINVYAKEDNDKKMILIENDGKQISGANISKVFDPFFTTKKNGTGLGLFISYNLIKENNGIIEVENIDNIVRVSLIFQI from the coding sequence ATGGAAAAAGTAAGAATATGTGCAGATGTAAAACATCCACCCTATGAATTTATAAATGACAACGGAGAAATAGATGGTTTTAACATAGATATTAGTAAAGCCATAGCAAAAGAAATGAATATAGAGATTGAGGTAAATTTATTGGACTGGACAGAGGCTATAAAGGCCATGGACAATGGACATTATGATGGGATTGAGGGAATGTCTTTTTCTGGTGATCGTCAGGAGAAATATATTTTTGGTGCAGAATATATTACAGTATTTCATTCTGCTTTTGCCTTGGAAAATAGGCAGGATATAAAAGACCTCATTAATCTATATAAATATAGAGTGGCAGTACAAAAGAATGATGTTGGATTTGAAATAATAACTAGAGCAAGTTCCAATAAAAATCCTATATCAATATTTGTAGTATCTAGCCATGAGGATGCTTTAAAACTATTATTAGAAGGCAGAGTGGATTTAGTAGTAGGAAATAAGCTAACAATACTGCATTATGCTGAGAAACAAGGGTTTAAAAATAAATTAAAGTTAATTGGGTCGCCAATTCATTTAACAAAGTACGGAATAGCCTTTAAAAAGGGAAATGAAGCTATTGCAAATAAGTTTAGAATGGGAATGAAAAAAATAAAAGACAATGGTAAATATGAGGAAATATATGATAATTGGTTTAACCACAAAATGGGCTATTTTGGGAAGCAGATAATAGAAAATATAGACACAGGAGTAATATATATAGATAAATTAGGTAGAATCACTGCAGTAAATAAATTTGCTGAAGGTATTTTAGCTTTATCTTTAGAAAATATATTATTTAAGTCTTTTTATGAAACAGATATAGCTAAAATATTTAATACAACAGTTATACATCATATATTAGATGGTATTGAAGATACTTATTATGCAAAACTAGAAATAGATAATGCCTGTGAAAAAAAGTATCTGGAAGTTAATTATACTAAATTATTAGATGATAAAAATGTATTAGTAGGTGTACTAATTAACTTTATAGATATTACAGAACGTAAAAAAATAGAAGAAACTTTAATTAGAAAAGATAAGATGGAGTCTTTAGGATTCCTTCTATTAAATATTGCCCATGAATTAAGAAACCCACTTACTAGCGTTAAGAATTTTATTGAATTAATCCCAGAGCATATTGAAGATGAAGAATTTAGGGAATCTTTAATTTACTACGTACCAAAACAAGTGGATTACATAAATAAACTTTTTACGAGTCTATTAGAGTATTCTAAACCAAATGAGGCAAATGTATCTAACGTAAATATAAAGGAACTATTAGAAAATGATATTATGAAATCATTATATAAATCATCAAGCAGATTTAAGAAAATAAAGTTCCATATAGATATAGAAGAAAGATTTACATTAAATGTAGATAAAAATCAAATAAAACAAGTATTAATCAACTTAATATTAAATGCCATTGATGGGATTAAAGATATTGGAAATATAAATGTTTACGCTAAAGAAGATAATGATAAAAAGATGATTTTAATAGAAAATGATGGTAAACAAATCTCAGGAGCAAATATCTCAAAAGTATTTGACCCATTCTTTACAACAAAGAAAAATGGAACAGGATTAGGATTATTTATATCATATAATCTCATTAAAGAGAATAATGGAATTATTGAGGTAGAAAATATAGATAATATAGTAAGGGTTTCCCTAATTTTTCAGATATAG
- a CDS encoding cyclase family protein — translation MNFNQKWEIIDLTQEIYQGMPLFGIHQPTFIMTNQTHEENMKATGSETLGFYARNILMSEHAGTHSDAVIEYKPGGAPMEDMPLEYFFGDAICVDLRHIRYPDYIEIKDIEEALEKHGLEIKKGDIFIMYTGHYDRTYPDNGYGGLSAKHSGVSYESAKWLAEKGVVNIAVDSPAIDQTPDDLDFSGHLVCGEYDITNTEHLCNLDKVVGKRFVYMGLPLKIRGGTGSPVRAIALLPKNE, via the coding sequence ATGAATTTTAATCAAAAATGGGAGATTATCGACCTAACTCAAGAAATTTATCAAGGTATGCCACTGTTTGGTATACATCAGCCAACATTTATAATGACAAACCAAACTCATGAAGAGAACATGAAGGCTACTGGCAGTGAAACATTAGGATTTTATGCAAGAAATATTTTAATGAGTGAACATGCTGGAACTCACTCAGATGCAGTTATTGAGTATAAGCCAGGTGGAGCTCCAATGGAGGATATGCCTTTGGAATATTTCTTCGGTGATGCTATATGTGTTGATTTGAGACATATTAGATATCCAGACTATATAGAAATAAAAGATATTGAAGAGGCTCTAGAAAAACATGGCTTAGAAATCAAGAAAGGTGATATTTTCATAATGTATACAGGACATTATGATAGGACATATCCAGACAATGGATACGGTGGACTAAGTGCAAAACATTCAGGAGTTTCTTATGAGTCAGCAAAATGGTTAGCAGAAAAAGGAGTAGTAAATATTGCTGTTGATTCACCAGCAATTGACCAAACTCCAGATGATTTAGATTTCTCAGGCCATCTAGTATGTGGAGAATATGATATTACAAATACAGAGCATTTATGTAATTTAGATAAAGTTGTTGGAAAGAGATTTGTATATATGGGATTACCTTTAAAGATTAGAGGCGGAACAGGTTCTCCAGTTAGAGCAATTGCATTATTACCTAAGAACGAATAA
- a CDS encoding sigma-54 dependent transcriptional regulator: MEKILIVDDDEAIVESLKFAFKNQYKVYLAYNSKEALEHYTNNEISVTILDLKLGNEDGMELYTKIKKINPEAVVIIVTAYGTIKSSIEAIRSGVFHYLTKPIDIKELEFLIAKGTEVNNLYKQINFLSAESREKYVKDGIIGKSNAIKSILNTIEKIKDIDSKVLITGESGTGKSLIAKAIHRQGNRRHKKFYAINCAAIPKNLLESELFGYKKGAFTGATTDKKGYFELAHEGTLFLDEIGDIELGLQGKLLQAIQENVITPVGSKDSIVVDVRIITATNKDLLNLVKEEKFREDLYYRLNVINIHMPALRDRPEDIVPLANYFIYKYSRLLNKEIRKVEYDFIETLEKYELNGNVRELENLVERAIALVEGDTLTKKDILSHINKDEKSEKFINKKLIPIFVGQTLENIEKKVIETTYIECNYNQRETARILGITDRTIRNKLKRYIEEESKSE; the protein is encoded by the coding sequence ATGGAAAAAATATTAATTGTAGATGATGATGAGGCCATAGTAGAGTCTTTGAAGTTTGCGTTTAAAAACCAATATAAGGTTTATTTAGCATATAATTCAAAAGAAGCACTAGAACATTATACAAACAATGAAATATCAGTCACCATCTTAGATTTGAAACTAGGAAATGAAGATGGAATGGAGTTATATACTAAAATAAAAAAAATAAATCCAGAAGCTGTTGTAATAATTGTTACTGCCTATGGTACTATAAAATCTTCAATTGAAGCCATAAGAAGTGGAGTATTTCATTATTTAACAAAACCTATAGACATAAAAGAACTAGAATTTCTAATAGCAAAGGGTACTGAAGTCAATAATCTTTATAAACAAATAAATTTTCTAAGTGCTGAATCTCGAGAAAAGTATGTCAAAGATGGAATCATAGGAAAATCTAATGCTATAAAAAGTATATTAAATACTATAGAGAAGATTAAAGATATAGATTCTAAAGTCTTGATTACTGGAGAAAGCGGTACTGGAAAAAGTTTAATAGCCAAGGCAATACATAGGCAAGGAAATAGGAGACATAAGAAGTTTTATGCAATAAATTGTGCTGCAATACCAAAGAATTTACTAGAAAGTGAACTATTTGGATACAAAAAAGGTGCTTTTACAGGTGCTACAACAGATAAAAAAGGATATTTTGAATTGGCTCATGAAGGAACATTATTTCTAGATGAAATAGGAGATATTGAGTTGGGACTACAGGGAAAACTATTACAAGCAATTCAAGAAAATGTAATAACTCCTGTAGGCTCCAAGGATTCTATAGTTGTAGATGTAAGGATTATAACTGCTACAAATAAAGACTTGCTTAATTTAGTAAAGGAAGAAAAATTTAGAGAAGACTTATATTATAGATTAAATGTAATCAATATTCATATGCCTGCCTTAAGAGATAGACCAGAGGATATTGTTCCTTTAGCCAATTATTTTATCTACAAATATAGTAGACTATTAAATAAAGAAATAAGAAAGGTAGAATATGATTTTATTGAAACCCTAGAGAAATATGAATTAAATGGAAATGTAAGGGAATTAGAAAATCTAGTGGAAAGAGCCATAGCTCTTGTGGAGGGAGATACTCTAACTAAAAAAGATATATTATCCCATATAAATAAAGACGAGAAATCAGAGAAATTTATAAATAAAAAACTTATTCCAATATTCGTAGGACAAACTCTTGAGAATATTGAGAAGAAGGTTATTGAGACTACTTATATAGAATGTAATTATAATCAAAGAGAAACAGCAAGAATACTTGGAATAACTGATAGAACCATAAGAAATAAATTAAAGAGATATATAGAAGAAGAGAGTAAAAGTGAATAG
- a CDS encoding DUF445 family protein: protein MKLIIPVIVGAIIGYFTNWLAIKMLFRPHYEKKIFGIKVPFTPGLIPKEKDRIAKSIGETVGVYLLSPDTIIEALSNKEIDNTIKSWIYNNMERLKENHQSIKVFLENTLDNNYNKFVRRIEEKTRDLIIKQIRKDEFKSLISKSIAEKVNNMNCEDIYRLLDEKLRDFLLELSKSHELKVGIIELIKSKLDALSGDERKLSEILPEEILSSINNYIDENKDEIGNIIKNSFKDPAIQQKLKNSISELVLKNMSKVIMAFVSPDMITEKIFHMIEKYINSEDTNRDIVMLIKSLLDKLLESKVSEISPKILDGIGEEGFEKISCILIGYIANEDNYNVLLNILGEKLRNSESENKEAIIDYLTKNIDKVLESEELEKSIDLFIANIVEEFLNKSISSMVGKIDEDSILRIYNSLRNIFDKFAINQLPKIIEFFNISKIVEDKIQSFDVNFTEKLILDIANKELKAITWLGALLGGIMGILTPLLQMLY, encoded by the coding sequence ATGAAATTAATAATACCTGTCATAGTTGGAGCCATCATAGGATATTTTACAAACTGGCTTGCCATAAAAATGTTATTTAGGCCCCACTATGAAAAGAAAATATTTGGTATAAAAGTTCCCTTTACTCCAGGACTAATACCTAAAGAAAAAGATAGAATAGCTAAGAGTATTGGTGAGACTGTAGGTGTTTATCTATTGTCACCTGATACAATAATAGAAGCTCTTTCTAATAAGGAAATAGATAATACGATTAAGTCTTGGATATATAATAATATGGAAAGATTAAAGGAAAATCACCAATCTATAAAAGTATTTTTAGAAAATACACTAGACAATAATTACAATAAATTTGTAAGGAGAATAGAAGAAAAGACAAGGGATTTAATTATAAAACAAATTAGAAAAGATGAATTTAAAAGTTTAATATCAAAGTCTATTGCCGAAAAAGTAAATAATATGAATTGTGAAGATATTTATAGATTATTAGATGAAAAATTAAGAGATTTTTTATTAGAGTTATCAAAATCTCATGAATTAAAAGTAGGAATAATAGAGTTAATAAAATCAAAATTAGATGCTTTATCAGGTGATGAAAGGAAGTTATCTGAAATATTGCCGGAAGAAATATTATCTTCCATAAATAATTATATTGATGAAAATAAAGATGAAATAGGAAATATTATAAAAAACAGCTTTAAGGATCCTGCTATACAACAAAAACTTAAAAATTCCATATCTGAATTAGTGCTCAAAAATATGAGTAAGGTAATTATGGCATTTGTAAGCCCTGATATGATAACTGAAAAGATATTTCATATGATTGAAAAATACATCAATAGTGAAGATACAAATAGGGATATTGTAATGCTTATTAAATCTCTATTAGATAAGCTATTAGAATCAAAAGTTTCAGAAATAAGTCCAAAGATATTAGATGGCATTGGAGAAGAAGGATTTGAAAAAATATCATGTATATTAATTGGATATATTGCCAATGAAGATAATTACAATGTATTATTAAATATCTTAGGAGAAAAATTAAGAAATTCTGAATCAGAAAACAAGGAAGCTATAATAGATTACTTAACTAAAAATATAGATAAAGTATTGGAAAGCGAAGAGCTTGAGAAAAGTATAGATTTATTTATAGCAAATATTGTGGAGGAGTTTTTAAACAAATCCATATCATCTATGGTAGGAAAGATAGATGAAGATAGTATTTTAAGAATATACAATTCTTTACGGAATATATTTGATAAGTTTGCCATAAATCAATTGCCAAAAATAATTGAATTCTTTAATATATCAAAGATTGTTGAGGATAAAATACAAAGTTTTGATGTGAACTTTACAGAAAAGCTGATTTTAGATATTGCCAATAAAGAGTTAAAGGCTATTACATGGTTAGGAGCTTTACTTGGTGGAATCATGGGCATATTAACCCCCCTTCTTCAAATGTTGTATTAA
- a CDS encoding DUF1576 domain-containing protein: protein MKKQRYYFSTQHLNLILLSFIPSLLIILGFLIDSPKEIFKGLYDLIIAPDILLTDYLAVGGIGATFLNAGILGLLCIFIVYFLEISLTGPLIAAILTVIGFSFIGKNIGNVWPILVGGLLYCRHKKIEFKTILTPILFATTLAPAVSEIAFGLNLSYYLSIPLGIGTGILIGFIIIPVSLHIAHFHSGYNLYNMGFAGGIIGTLITSLIQGFGFSIRTQSTLSTEYSIFMKYLLIFISAFYLIVGYIMNNRSFKGYSNVLKTSGHSLGDFIQRFGFGLAYINIGIMGFISILYVLLTNGVFNGPIVAGIVTVMAFAPFGKHPRNSVPIFIGVYLAAIIKIFNASSTTVIMAALFGTALAPIAGSYGFIAGIIAGFLHVSVVANVLKVHNGLNLYNNGFSCGIVAGIMVPILEAFSRKGKKERD from the coding sequence ATGAAAAAGCAACGATACTATTTTTCCACTCAGCATCTCAATCTTATTTTACTATCTTTTATTCCTTCCCTATTAATTATTCTAGGGTTTTTAATTGATTCTCCTAAAGAAATATTTAAAGGTTTATACGATTTAATTATAGCCCCAGATATACTGCTTACTGATTATTTAGCAGTAGGTGGCATAGGAGCTACCTTTCTAAATGCTGGGATTTTAGGTCTATTATGTATTTTCATAGTATATTTTTTAGAGATTTCTTTAACAGGACCTTTAATTGCAGCAATTTTAACTGTCATAGGCTTTAGTTTTATTGGAAAAAACATTGGAAATGTATGGCCGATTTTAGTTGGAGGATTATTATATTGTCGTCATAAAAAAATAGAATTTAAAACTATTCTAACTCCTATTCTATTTGCAACTACACTAGCTCCTGCAGTTAGTGAAATAGCATTTGGTCTTAATTTAAGTTATTATCTTAGTATTCCTTTAGGCATAGGAACTGGTATACTAATTGGATTTATTATTATTCCTGTTTCTCTTCATATTGCGCATTTTCATTCTGGATATAATTTATATAACATGGGATTTGCTGGTGGCATAATAGGAACGCTAATTACCTCTTTAATTCAAGGATTTGGATTTAGTATAAGAACTCAATCTACTCTTTCCACAGAATATAGTATATTTATGAAGTATTTATTAATTTTTATTTCTGCCTTCTATTTAATTGTAGGATATATAATGAATAATCGAAGTTTTAAAGGTTATTCTAATGTCCTAAAGACTAGCGGCCACTCATTAGGTGATTTTATCCAACGTTTTGGCTTTGGGCTTGCCTATATAAATATTGGGATAATGGGGTTTATAAGTATTCTTTATGTTTTGTTAACTAACGGTGTGTTTAATGGACCTATAGTTGCTGGAATAGTAACTGTTATGGCATTTGCTCCTTTTGGTAAACATCCTAGAAATTCAGTACCTATTTTTATTGGTGTATATCTAGCAGCTATAATAAAGATTTTTAATGCTTCTTCAACAACTGTAATTATGGCTGCATTATTTGGTACAGCATTAGCACCTATTGCAGGGTCTTATGGATTTATAGCTGGTATAATTGCTGGATTCCTTCATGTTTCTGTTGTAGCTAATGTACTAAAGGTACATAATGGATTAAATCTTTATAACAATGGATTTTCTTGCGGAATAGTAGCAGGGATTATGGTGCCAATTTTAGAAGCTTTCTCTAGAAAGGGAAAAAAAGAAAGGGATTAA